TACGCCCTATCGTATCAATAAAGAAAATCCAACATTTGGCATTACTGGCGAGTGGCGAAACAGTTTTGCTGGCAGTGGTAGCAGCACTTCATCTGCACTGTATTTGATTTCCCTGTTTGATAACAAACTGAAAGTCGTCTTTTCGGCCCCGATGAGTTATTTCAAATCGATTGAAGGCGAATGGAACAGCAAGCATACAAAACAAATGATTGAAGAAACCTCTGCCAAAAACTATCTGATCATTTCAAACAAAGAAACACATGGCTATAAAAACATACTGCTACGCGAAAAAAATGGAACATGGCACAGAACTTATCATTGGGATAAAGAAAAGAAAGTCTATATTGGCAATAGTTTATGACTGACTGATTGATGAAAATAACGTCATCAGCAAAAGTGTCGCTAGCCCATCACTATCAAACACCACCGCACTGTCGCCACCCTTGGCCCCGTCAAGCATGCCGACGGGTGGCCGGGGCGAGGTGTTAAGCGCCTGCAATGTTTGAGCGATTTGACGTTAGCAAATCGCGAGTTCAGGCGCGCCTCGCCCCGGTCGGGCCCTGTCGGGTAGCCGCAGGCCATGCTTGTGGGGTGGCCTTTGGGGTTGGAAGGGGCCTTTGGCCAAGCAAAGGCCCCTTCCCCGCCGCCGCGCGGACGCGGCAACACAAAACATCATCCGCGCAGCGGATTCCCGCTTAGGGCTGAACCATTGGTCAATCCCATTCGCACAACCATCTATTGCCGCAGTGGATATTGACCGCTAGCCTCCAAGACTTGCGTTAAACAACGCATCGGGTTTGGCGACCCATCACCAGCAAGAACCAAGTAAGCAACCTATTAACTTGCGTCTATTGCACGTGAAGGATATCGCCATGACCGAAACCAAGCTGCACCCCCCTCCCCTTACCCTGTCCTACCTCGGCAAACCCATCCGCCTGCACCTCCACCCCCACACCTGCTGCCTGCACGGCGACGATATTCTCCAGCTATTCGGCCCACGCCTGCGCCATCGCCTGCAACAACACCCCTGCCGCCAGCATCCACAGCACGACAGCTCGCAACAGTACTGGCCGGAAAATACTCTGCAACAAGTACTGCGCCAAATCCACCGCCCCGCTGCACAACGCCTGCGCCACTGGCTGAACCGCCAAATCCGCCCCGCCCTGCATCAGCGCCCAAGCGACGCCCCACGCCACGACCAGGCATTGGCCATGGCCGCAGAGGCCGGACAGCAGATCAGCCATGCGGTATTACGTGCGGTACTGGAACAGGGACAAGGCTGGCAGCATGGCCATTGGCTGCTGACGCTGCGCTTCACCCCCAACCACGCCAGCCGCCATGCACATGGCCGACTGGTGGCGCTCAACAGCCAGGCCACGCCCTTGCAGGCTTTGGCCCAGCAGCAATGCCGAGCTGCTGCGGCTGGCGGAGGCCTGCCATCAGCTATTGGCCAGACGGATGAACAAACAGGCGTGGCGGGCGGAGGCAGAGACCCGCTGACTGAGGCATAGCTGCTGGCCATGACCAGCATCCGTAGAGAAAACGACCATGCGGTCATCAAGCCCAGGCCCAGTCATCGACGGTGGGCTTGATTTCTATTTTCTCGCCGCTGGCCGTGGAACCAGAACCAGCAGCTTATTGACGTTTGCTGGTGTTCAGCCAGCCGGCAAACCGCTCGTTGGCCTCACTCATGGTGGAGGCGGTTCTGCGTTGCCTCAGCACAGCCGAGCGGCTGCGATGGCGGCTGAGCCCGTGGCAAGGCTGATCCAAATGGACTATAGGTAAGCGTATCGGACTATTTGTTTGGCATTAACTGGCCGGGATACTGCATACCCTTTCCATAATCACGTCTTCCGCCAGCAGGTTTGTTCCGGCACGGAGGAAGGCTCCTGCTGGCTGATCGCCGTGAAGGAGGTCATGCAGCCGCTGCACAGTGCCTGCGACATTGGCGTGCCTGGCTTGGTAGCGTAGTGCAAGGGCTGTCCAGCTGACACATGCGGCTTTGCCAGCCCACACGGCCCTCCCTATAGCGTGGCTGTCTTGGCGGTTTTGCTGTACGTACCTTCACCACCGCCAGACAGGGCACTAGCAAGATGGCCGGCTCTTCCATGTCCAATGCTGATGTCAATTACCTGGGGCTGATTCAAGCCCTGCCCTTGTTTGGCGGCTGTGCCGCACACCAACTGGAGGCGCTGGCCAATACCGCCAGCTATGCCGTACTGGGGGAGGGAGAGCCCTGGCATACGACTGAGCGTACCAGCGGCAGTCATTATGTGGTGCTACAAGGAGCTATCAGGGTTTCGATGATTTCACCGGATGGTAATGAGTTCATCGTGGCCATTCTTGCGCGCGGCGAGGTGCTGAATGGGTTTCTGGCAGGCGATGCCACCTGCCCGTTTCTGGCGTCCAGCATCATGCTGACCGCGCACGGGCCTACCATCGTGATGAAGTTTTCCTGGGCCAAGCTGGCGCTTGGTGTCGAGGCGCTGGATCTGGTAAAGCGCTTTGATTATCTGCTGCAGGAATGCACGGCTACGCTACTGCTGCGCATTGAAGATCTCGCCATGCACTCGCTGGATGCCCGGCTGGCGCGGATTCTACTGCGCCTGCATACGCAGTCAACGCGTATTGCAGAGCTGCGCTTGCACCGTTTTAACCAGAGCACGCTAGCGCTGCTGGTGAATGGCAGCCGCTCCAAAGTCAATCAGCATTTGCAACGCTTTGTCCTGTGCGGGGCAATATTGCTGATTGATGGCTGTGTGCGGGTGATTGAAAAGGCTCACTTACTGGCTATTGCACGCGGCAAATACTAAGCCGCTGATGATGAGGGCCGCGTTTAGCACAAACGTGCACAACAGGCTGTTACCCGGGTAACAGCCTGTATTTTTTTATTCCGCCATATTGGGGCCGTCGAAAACAATTACGTATTCGACATTATCTCTCAGGAAAGGTATCCCATGACTGATTGGAATAAAAAGCTGACCAACCTCATCCGTCAAAACGACGGAACGCTATGGGGTAATTGGTCGATGGTGGCGCAGGTTAATCTGGGCGATTACGGCGTTATCAATCCGGAAACTGCGGAATTTACCCGGCTGGGTAATATTGCCGAGTTGTATCCGGATTTTTTCAGCACGGGCTCAAAATCCACTGGTGATTTTTTCTACAAAACCAGCGGCGTGCAAAAGCATTCGGTGACAGAAAAAATATCTGGCGAGTTTTTGGAACCAGATACTGAAACCATCATCAGCGGCGGCATCAAGTTCAGCTGGAATTTCTCCCAAAGCAATGACATGCTGGTTAACTTTACCGCCGTGCGTTCGGACAGCCTGAAGCCGGTGCAGAACCTGCTGCGGGTTGACGTATTCAAAACCTTGCTGCAAGCGGCTGGCACCGCAGGTAAGCGCAGTAATAGCGGCGGTATTTTGCCCGGTTTTGTGGTGGTGACCGACGTAGTGAAAAGCGCCGGCGGATTTATGGTTGCCTCGGAAAGCAGCAATCAAAAGTTCAGCATTGGCGGTGAAGCCAAAGCCACTTCTGCGCTGGTTGAAGGCCTGGCCGGCGATGTCAAGGCGGGTTATAGCTTTACGGAATCTACCGATTCAATTGTCAAGTATATCTTCCCCTCTCCCAATAAATCCGTCATGCGTAATGAGCAGGCACCGCAAGCACATATTGCCTTCCGTGCCCTGTCATTTAATGATAAGGCTTTGCTGACCAACTGGAAAGGTTGATGGCCACCACGGCAATCATCTCTGTCTACAAACATTTTTGGATAAAGGACACTTAATCATGCCTACCGTTTTGACTGTAACCAATAAAGGCGGCTTTGTTGCGCACTGCAAAGCCAGCTGGCTGGATGCCGGTTTTCAACAGCAATCCATTGATCATGAAGCCATGACTGCCGGCACTAACTGGACCGTCACCCTGGATGACGGCGTCACCCAGCTGCACCTGCACGTGGAGCACGATACCGGCCTGGTATGGAAACCGCGTAATGTCACCGGCGATTTGTTCTGGGATAACCCTGGTGCCCAGTTCAAGGGCGGCCAGGCGCAGGTGAAGATAAAAGGCACCACGCTGATTGGCTATGGCGTGGAGTGGGAAAACCCCTAAATCATATTGACTGGCCACTGTAGATCAGCATGGCCGTTAACAGCATTATTCTGTTTATCAAAAATACCCTGATAGTGAGGTGAATCATGGCTCATAAAAGTGAAAAAAGCCCGTCCAAGCGTGAAAAACACCAGAAAGGTGTTGAAAACCAAACCACCAACGAGCGTGTACGCGAGTGGAAAAAGTACAAGCAAAACGGTGGCTCGCTCAGCATTAACAGCTGGGATAAGCAAGGCAGGCCAAAGAAATAGCCGGCCAGTAGCTGGTGCGCAGCAGGCTGAATAAGCCTGCAACAGCGGCTGATTGCAGCGTGTTGGCTTGCCGGATCAGCCAATTGATGATCAGCCGCTGTTTTTTGTCTTGCTGAATCAAAGCGTACATACCAAATCGGCCGACCCTGTCACGCGCTGCCGGAATATGGGCCTGGCTTTTATTATTGCCGTGAAATGGATAGAACGATGAAACACACTACTCTGTATTATCTAATGCTAGTGCCTGCCGCTGTCAGTGCGGCTACGGCTCAGGCCAGTGATACTGCTATTGAAAAACTGATTACCAAAAACGGACTGAAAAACAGCAAAGTCATGTCCATGTATAAAAGCGGTCAGTTGGTGGTGACAGTGAAAACACCACATAAGATTATTCTGACAAACAGAAAAAATATTTCTGTAGATGCCGATGCCCAGACTGCCATGTATTGGTATCGGGCCATGAGCACAAAGGAGTACATCTTGTTCGATAAAACTGCATTCACGCATATTCCGTGTGCGCAGTCGGATAAACATTTTTGTGGCATTGCGCCTTCGTATAGCTATGTGGCGAAGTATTTGAGCAATGCCAAGCCAGGTATTGTCGTAGCATTTGGCACTGCCGAACCAGGTTGGTTACTTAAAGACTTCACCGGCCAGCATCAATGCCAGATCAAGGCAGAGGGTGGCGGCACCTATGGTCTTGGCCCCACCGGCACTAGTGCCAGTTGTGACCTCATGTATCGCAAGCAGGGCCTGGGTAAGGTGTTTAACCAATGGCTTGGACCGGACAAAAAAATCGATGTCACCATCAGTTCGGTTTTGCTGACGATCAAATAGCTGCCGAGTCGTCCGGCAAATCATTTCGCGTCTTGCCCGTGCTATCAGCCACCCGTGCTGATGGCTTTGCTAAGCACCTGCCGCTCAGCCCAGCCGCTCAGCCCAGCCGCGCAATGCGCCCGGCGGCGTCGTCGATATGCTGTCCCAGCGCGGTAATGCAGGGGGTGAAGCTGGCAGAGAAACCGTCATGGCCGCGCAGCCGGGTGTAAAACTCCTGCGCCAACTGCAGCGCCTGTTGCCAGCTGTCCGTGTCCACTTCGGCACTAAGATGGGCGGGCGGCAGGCTGTCCGCCAGCGCGCCGCCGCCGCGCGGGGCAAAGGCCATGGGCAGCATGTCGTAGGCCGGGGCCAGTTGATAAGGGCGGCCATGCAGGCTGACGAAGGACAGGTTGCCGCTGTGCATGTCGGTATTGCCTATCAGCGTGCCAAACGCCCACAACAAGGCGGCACCGGCATGGGACTGGGGCGTGACATGGCCCGCCGCCACCAGCCGCTGCACCACCACCGGCCACGGCGCATGGGCGGCACCGACAAATTCGGCATCCAGCGCGCGCAAGGAAAACACCGCTACCCGCCCCAGTGCGCCTATGCGGTCGAAGCGCGGCACTTCCAGAAAGCGTTGCGAGCCACAGTCCAGCACGGTGGTGGCCACTCCCAGCACCGCCAGGGCAAGATGTTCGGCCAGCAGCAGATCCCGCCAACGCTGGCTGACCGGGTTGGCATCGACGGCGGAAAACTTCACCAGCACATGGCCGTTGTCAGCATAGGCACAGAACTTGGGCTGCTCGCCACCGGCGGATGAACCAGGCAGTTGGCCGGCACTGGCAGCGCTGGCCAGTTGCGGGTAGTCCTGCGTGCGGTTTACCGCCTGCGGCAGCGGCATGGACAAAAAGTGCTGGCGGGCGGCATCACCAATCAGCAGATTGCCGATTACATCATGCCCATGCGCCTGCAAAGCCCGGAGTACTTCGGCATCGCCCCAGTGCTCCGGGTTGGCCGGCAGGCCCAGGCTGCCAGCATGAGCAGAGGCATAGGCGCGGCCCAGATAGCCCTGAGGCCGCATATCGTACAGCCACCACGGCAGCCCGGCGCTGAGCAGGCTGACGCCATCGGCCTGCTGCATGACATAAGCTTCTGGCCGCACCGGCAGCAGGCGGCCCAGTTCGCGAATCTGCCCGGCATCACTCACCCGGTATACCGGCACGTCCAACTGGCTGCGGCTGGCATCACGCAGTACGTAGTGAATAGCTGGGCCCGCACCCAGCCGCACCACCTCATCCCCCAGTCCAGACAGCGCACGCGATATCGTTGGCTGGCTTAAGCCTGTTTTTTCAACAAGTTGCCGGGAGGTACATGGCCCACCACCTAGTTGCTGACGGATGGAATCTGCGTGACGTGACATGGATTGAATTGAATAATGAATAGATAAATGAATAGTAATTCTAGTATTTACCAGCTGCAGATTCAATCTGTCCTGTCAGCAAGGCTGGCGGACATGCAGACATGTGAGTGGAGAGGGTGTGAAATTATTTGTCATTAATAATGATGACAATCGGATATAGCGCTAAAATGTAAATCTTTGTTAACGTCACGCTGGAGAGTTTTGTGAAGATTTTTACCGCTGCCGCTCTTGTAACTGCCCTGCTGCTGACCGGCTGTGCCTCGGTTGACATGGCATCCAAAGAAGATTCCGCCAAGGCCAAAGCCTTTGCTACACCGACTGCAGGCAATGCTGGTTTGTATATCTATCGCAACAGCCTGGTAGGCAAGGCCTTGAAAAAAGACATCTTCGTGGATGGCCAATGTGTGGGCGAAAGCGGACCGGACGTGTTCTTCCGTACCGAAGTGGCTGGTGGCAAGGTGCACAAGCTGGATACCGAGTCCGAATTTTCGGCCAACTCCATTGATTTGATGACCGAAGCCGGCAAAAACTACTTTGTGCGTCAGTACATCAAGGTGGGTGTGTTTGTAGGTGGTGCCGGGCTGGAGCAGATGACGGAAGAGGAAGGCAAGGCCGATGTGCTGAAGCTGGACATGGCCAAGAGCGGGCATTGCGCCGGCAAGCCCTGATCCCGCCCGCGGGAAAACACAATCCCGCTTGCAGTAATTTCCACACGCCGGCAACTGCCGGCGTTTTACATGCCATCCTGTCCTACTGGACTTTCCTGTCCTGGCACTGCCCGGCCTGGCCTGCCGCAACATACACCCACGCCTGGCGGCCTGATGCCAGCGATACGGTCTGGCGCTGATAGTCCGCCACTTCGTAACGGTCGGCCTGCTCCAGTTCTTGCGGCGTCAACAGCAAGGCCATGCCGTCCACGCCATCGGCAGCCACACCACTGTAGGCGATGATGGGATGATGGATTTTGCCACTGGTGGCAATCACTTGCGGGTCGGTAATTTTCAGCATGGACAGGCTGAAGCCGGGCAAGCGGTCTGCCACGCCATCCAGCAGACGGCCAAAGGTGGCCAATTGCACCTGTGGCAACTGCAGGGTGCCGTAGGAAAACAGATATTGGTCGGCGACTTCTTGTTTGCTGTTCATGGTTTAGCCCTGGGTTTGACGCACCAGCAGGTCCTCGTAGAAGGCTCCGTATGGCAGGGTGGGATGGCGGATCTGGATTTCCAGAATCCATAGCCCGGTGTCCGGGCAGGCGGCAAAATCTCCCAGATCCCCGGCCTGGTAGATGGCATGCGGAAAATCGGACACGCGATGGCCTTTGACATCCAGATTCAACTGCCAGCCCATGGCGGCAGCCTGTTCGGCGGCGTAGTCATACAGGGCGGTGCCAGCGCAGCCGGTTTGCTGCCACCAGTCGCTTACCTGTTGCCACAATGCCTGTGCCGCATGGGCACAAGCCTGCATTTGCGCATCATCCCCCACCACAAAGCTGGCACCGCTATCGCCTTCGTGGCCATCCCACACCACGCCCAGGTCGATGAAAAAGATGTCGTCTTCCCTCAGCACGTTTTCCGGGTCGTTTTTCTGGCGGAAGGTTTTCAGGGTGCTACTGCCAAAGCGAATGATGATGCCGTGCCAGATGCGATCCATGCCCATGGCGTCCAGCGTGGTCTTGGCCAAGGTCTTGGCCTGCTGTTCGGTCATGCCGGGGTGTATCTGTTCCGCAATGCGGTCGATGGCGGCAAAGGTGCGGTCGCGGGCATGCAGCATCTTGCTTAGGGAAAACTGCGGGCCAACCGCTTGCGGCTGTGGGGTAACGGTGTTGGTCATGACAAAACCTGTACCAGGAAGGATTAAACAACACTAACATCCGGCGTTCCTGGCCGGCTGTGCGCAGGCGGCGGTTCCTGCACCTTTTGCGACCGGCATTGCCGGAAAGAAGCATTTATACTGCATCATCTTTCATGACATTGTCACCACTCGTGCCACTTTCCACCTCCATCCTGCTACTTGCCCTGGCCACTGCCTGTGGACTGTCAGCCTGCGCCCTGCCACCTGTCACCACATCCCCCTTGGCCGTCGGCCTGGCCAATCCGGCATCACAGCATTGCCTGCAGCGCAGTGGCAAGCTTGAGACGCGCCAGGACCCGGCTGGCAATGAGTATGGCCTGTGCCGCCTGCCCGATGGCCAGTTGCTGGAAGAGTGGACGCTATTCCGTCACGACCAGGGCCGTTAAAGGGCCGCCACGCCGGCCCTTGTCATCCCATCGGCCACTGCTGCGTTAAAAAAAGGGAGCCCGGCCATCTGGTCGAGCGTTGGTGCGCCAAGGCCAGCCCTGGCGCACTTTACTTTTCCCTTACTGGATACCTTTACCATGAAACGCATTCTGCTTTGCTGTCTTGCTGCCCTTGCCTTGTCTGCCTGTTCCAGCAGCAAGGTGCCGCAGGCCCCGGCCAGCGCGCCGGTAGCTGCCGCCCCGCTTGCCGCCAAGCCGGTGGTAGACAGCGCAGCACTGGCCAAGGCTGCACTCGACAAGAAGATTGACGCCAATATCGCCGCCAACCCGGATTTTGTTCCTTTTGCTGCCGCCAGCCACGAGCTGGATGAAGTTGGCAAAGGCCAGATCCAGCGCCAGCTGGCCAGCTACCAGTCCGACAAAAAGCTGATCGTGCGCGGTTACTGCCACCGTGGCAGCAGCAGCAATGCGCGCGCCATGGCCCATGCCCGCGCCGTGGCCGTGAAGCAGTTCCTGGTGGCATCCGGCGTACCGGCCAAGCACATCAGCCTGCGCATCAATACCGACAAGGACGCCCAGGGCGTACAGATCGCCAGCAAATAAGGGGTGCTGCCAGTGCCACCACGCTGGCGCTGGCAGGTGTTTGTCTATATAATTGGCAGTCTTATCTGGGGGCGACCTGGTTTCGACGGGGGTTGCGAAGCAGATGGGGGCATACCGGGATTTCAGTCACCCCGTAAAACACTGAATTTTTTTAGTCGCAAACGACGAAACTTACGCTCTAGCAGCCTAACGGCCGGCTAGACACTACAACGGTTCGCAGATGGGCCGGGGGCGTCAAAACCCTGTAGTGTCACTCTACATCTGCTAGTGCCATCCCGGGTTACTTGGTCTGGTGCGAAACTTTAGGTAACTCGCCAAAGCTCAGCCTGTCCGTCGGCGTAGTGGAGGTTAAATCCAAATGACACGACTAAGTATGTAGAACTCACTGTAGAGGACTTTCGGACGCGGGTTCGATTCCCGCCGCCTCCACCAAATTAGCATTTCACACCGTGTCATGGTGTGCCAAGAACCCCGAGAAATAAGCCTCTCGGGGTTTTTTTATTGCCTCTTACCGTGTCATAACGTGTCTTGACATGCCCCCACCCCAGGGGGCATAAAAGGGGGCATAAGCAACGGGGGCACAAGTCGATGCCCCCAAGCCTCTGAAAGATGCCCCCCTATGTCCCTGACCGCCACCGCCTGCAAGAACGCCAAGCCTCGCGAGGACGGGAAGCCCCTGCGCCTCAGCGACGAAAAAGGCATGTATCTGGAAGTGATGCCGAATGGTGCAAAGTACTGGCGCTTGAAGTACCGCTTCAATGGCAAGGAGAAGCGTCTAGCTCTGGGGGTGTTTCCTGAAGTTGGCCTTGCCGACGCCAGAGAGAAGCGCGACGAAGCCCGCCGCCTGCTGGCCGAAGGTATCGACCCGGGCGAACTGCGCAAAGTTACCAAGGCAACCAGCAAGCTGAGTGCTGAAAACAGCTTCGAGGCTGTCGCGCGCGAGTGGTTTACCAAGTACCAGCCCACCTGGAGCGAAGGCCACGCCACCCGCATCATCCGCCGCCTGGAGCGCGACATATTCCCTTGGCTGGGTAACCGCCCCATTGCTGAAATTACCGCGCCGGAATTGCTGGCCAGCTTGCAGCGCATCGAGAAGCGCGACGCCATCGAGACGGCCCACCGGGCCATGCAGAACTGCGGCCAGGTCTTCCGCTATGCCGTAGCCACCGGCCGAGCCGAGCGCAACCCGGCTGCCGACCTGGTTGGCGCAATCGCCCCCGCCATCAAAGCCTCGTTCCCCACCATTACCGACCCCAGCAAGATTGCCGAGCTGCTGCGCGCCATCGACGGCTACAAGGGCAGCTTTATCACCCAGTGCGCCCTGAAGCTGGCACCGCTGGTGTTTGTGCGCCCGGGAGAACTGCGCAAGGCTGAATGGTCGGAGTTTGACCTGGAACACCAGCTTTGGACGATACCGGCTGAGCGCATGAAAATGCGGGAAAAGCACTTTGTGCCGCTGTCACAGCAGGCCGTCGCAATCCTAACCGAGCTGCAGGCGCTGACTGGTAGCCGCCAGTATGTTTTCCCTGGCGCACGTACCAATGGCCGCCCAATGAGTGACAACACCGTCAACGCCGCGCTACGCCGCCTTGGCTATAGCAAAGAGGACATGACCGGCCACGGCTTCCGCCACATGGCATCCACCCTGCTGAATGAACAGGGGTGGAACCGGGACGCCATCGAACGCCAGATGGCCCATGCCGAGCGCAATAGCATCCGGGCCACCTACAACTATGCCGAGTACCTGCCGGAACGAACCAAGATGATGCAGTCCTGGGCCGACTACTTGGACGCCTTGAAAGCCGGCGCGAAAGTGACGCCGCTATTCAAGACAGCCTGACACCAGCTTTGCCGACACCTAGCCCGACGGGGCGAAAAGCGGAAACCCTTGCCGCCTGGTGTTGGCAAACCCAACAAGGGACGCCGTAGGGGGCGTGTAATGAAAAAAATTGGCCCAATCAAAGTGAAGATCCGTAGTC
The sequence above is drawn from the Aquitalea denitrificans genome and encodes:
- the yjjJ gene encoding type II toxin-antitoxin system HipA family toxin YjjJ, which gives rise to MSRHADSIRQQLGGGPCTSRQLVEKTGLSQPTISRALSGLGDEVVRLGAGPAIHYVLRDASRSQLDVPVYRVSDAGQIRELGRLLPVRPEAYVMQQADGVSLLSAGLPWWLYDMRPQGYLGRAYASAHAGSLGLPANPEHWGDAEVLRALQAHGHDVIGNLLIGDAARQHFLSMPLPQAVNRTQDYPQLASAASAGQLPGSSAGGEQPKFCAYADNGHVLVKFSAVDANPVSQRWRDLLLAEHLALAVLGVATTVLDCGSQRFLEVPRFDRIGALGRVAVFSLRALDAEFVGAAHAPWPVVVQRLVAAGHVTPQSHAGAALLWAFGTLIGNTDMHSGNLSFVSLHGRPYQLAPAYDMLPMAFAPRGGGALADSLPPAHLSAEVDTDSWQQALQLAQEFYTRLRGHDGFSASFTPCITALGQHIDDAAGRIARLG
- a CDS encoding tyrosine-type recombinase/integrase, with amino-acid sequence MSLTATACKNAKPREDGKPLRLSDEKGMYLEVMPNGAKYWRLKYRFNGKEKRLALGVFPEVGLADAREKRDEARRLLAEGIDPGELRKVTKATSKLSAENSFEAVAREWFTKYQPTWSEGHATRIIRRLERDIFPWLGNRPIAEITAPELLASLQRIEKRDAIETAHRAMQNCGQVFRYAVATGRAERNPAADLVGAIAPAIKASFPTITDPSKIAELLRAIDGYKGSFITQCALKLAPLVFVRPGELRKAEWSEFDLEHQLWTIPAERMKMREKHFVPLSQQAVAILTELQALTGSRQYVFPGARTNGRPMSDNTVNAALRRLGYSKEDMTGHGFRHMASTLLNEQGWNRDAIERQMAHAERNSIRATYNYAEYLPERTKMMQSWADYLDALKAGAKVTPLFKTA
- a CDS encoding DUF2846 domain-containing protein, with the translated sequence MKIFTAAALVTALLLTGCASVDMASKEDSAKAKAFATPTAGNAGLYIYRNSLVGKALKKDIFVDGQCVGESGPDVFFRTEVAGGKVHKLDTESEFSANSIDLMTEAGKNYFVRQYIKVGVFVGGAGLEQMTEEEGKADVLKLDMAKSGHCAGKP
- a CDS encoding gamma-glutamylcyclotransferase family protein, translating into MNSKQEVADQYLFSYGTLQLPQVQLATFGRLLDGVADRLPGFSLSMLKITDPQVIATSGKIHHPIIAYSGVAADGVDGMALLLTPQELEQADRYEVADYQRQTVSLASGRQAWVYVAAGQAGQCQDRKVQ
- a CDS encoding M24 family metallopeptidase, producing MTNTVTPQPQAVGPQFSLSKMLHARDRTFAAIDRIAEQIHPGMTEQQAKTLAKTTLDAMGMDRIWHGIIIRFGSSTLKTFRQKNDPENVLREDDIFFIDLGVVWDGHEGDSGASFVVGDDAQMQACAHAAQALWQQVSDWWQQTGCAGTALYDYAAEQAAAMGWQLNLDVKGHRVSDFPHAIYQAGDLGDFAACPDTGLWILEIQIRHPTLPYGAFYEDLLVRQTQG
- a CDS encoding Crp/Fnr family transcriptional regulator; its protein translation is MSNADVNYLGLIQALPLFGGCAAHQLEALANTASYAVLGEGEPWHTTERTSGSHYVVLQGAIRVSMISPDGNEFIVAILARGEVLNGFLAGDATCPFLASSIMLTAHGPTIVMKFSWAKLALGVEALDLVKRFDYLLQECTATLLLRIEDLAMHSLDARLARILLRLHTQSTRIAELRLHRFNQSTLALLVNGSRSKVNQHLQRFVLCGAILLIDGCVRVIEKAHLLAIARGKY
- a CDS encoding DUF333 domain-containing protein, which gives rise to MTLSPLVPLSTSILLLALATACGLSACALPPVTTSPLAVGLANPASQHCLQRSGKLETRQDPAGNEYGLCRLPDGQLLEEWTLFRHDQGR
- a CDS encoding OmpA family protein — protein: MKRILLCCLAALALSACSSSKVPQAPASAPVAAAPLAAKPVVDSAALAKAALDKKIDANIAANPDFVPFAAASHELDEVGKGQIQRQLASYQSDKKLIVRGYCHRGSSSNARAMAHARAVAVKQFLVASGVPAKHISLRINTDKDAQGVQIASK